One Poecilia reticulata strain Guanapo linkage group LG19, Guppy_female_1.0+MT, whole genome shotgun sequence genomic window carries:
- the atad1b gene encoding outer mitochondrial transmembrane helix translocase, whose product MVLKEIPADNIARPLGRNEVIGLLFRLTIFGAVTYFTIKWMVDAIDPTRKQKVEAQKQAEKLMRQIGVKNVKLSEYEMSIAAHLVDPLSMQITWRDIAGLDEVITELKETVILPVQKRHLFQNSKLLQPPKGVLLYGPPGCGKTLIAKATAKETGFRFINLQPSTLTDKWYGESQKLAAAVFSLAVKLQPSIIFIDEIDSFLRSRSSSDHEATAMMKAQFMSLWDGLDTDHHCQVIIMGATNRPQDLDSAILRRMPTRFHINLPSDRQREDILRLILMNEKVDTSVDLKLVAKETEGFSGSDLRETCRDAALLCVRDFVHNQSTSSEDDDPIRPICQSDLQTSISKMKRSKAANIHGVLVHAALD is encoded by the exons ATGGTTCTGAAAGAGATTCCAGCTGATAACATTGCCCGTCCTTTGGGGAGGAACGAGGTAATTGGTCTGCTCTTCCGACTCACCATATTTGGAGCTGTAACCTACTTCACCATCAAGTGGATGGTGGACGCTATTGACCCAACTCGAAAGCAGAAAGTGGAGGCTCAGAAGCAG GCTGAGAAGTTGATGCGTCAGATTGGAGTGAAGAACGTCAAGCTGTCGGAGTACGAGATGAGTATTGCTGCTCATCTGGTGGACCCATTGAGCATGCAG ATCACCTGGAGAGATATCGCTGGTCTGGACGAGGTCATCACTGAGCTGAAGGAGACTGTGATCCTGCCTGTTCAGAAGAGACACCTGTTCCAGAACTCCAAACTGCTGCAGCCTCCCAAAG GTGTACTGCTTTATGGCCCCCCTGGCTGTGGAAAAACACTGATCGCCAAGGCAACAGCGAAGGAGACAGGGTTTCGCTTCATCAACCTGCAGCCAAGCACACTGACGGACAAGTGGTACGGGGAGTCGCAGAAACTGGCTGCTGCTGTATTCTCATTGGCTGTTAAGCTGCAACCTTCTATAATCTTCATTGATGAGATTG ACTCATTCCTGAGGAGTCGTTCAAGCTCAGACCACGAGGCTACAGCCATGATGAAAGCCCAGTTTATGAGTCTGTGGGATGGACTAGACACAGACCATCATTGCCAG GTGATCATAATGGGCGCAACTAACCGTCCTCAGGACCTGGACTCTGCCATTTTGCGGCGAATGCCAACCAGGTTTCACATCAACCTACCT agcgATAGGCAGCGAGAGGACATCCTTCGTCTCATTCTGATGAACGAAAAA GTGGACACCTCTGTTGACCTTAAACTTGTTGCCAAGGAGACGGAGGGTTTTTCAGGAAGTGACCTCAGAGAAACTTGTCGTGATGCAGCACTGCTCTGCGTCCGAGACTTTGTCCACAACCAGAGCACCAG CTCGGAGGATGATGACCCTATACGTCCTATCTGTCAGTCTGACCTGCAGACCTCAATCAGCAAGATGAAGCGCTCTAAGGCAGCAAACATTCATGGTGTTCTGGTACACGCCGCTCTGGACTAA